The region CAACCATCAGGTTATACTTATCGGCAATTCTGTAGACATTTTTAATAAGCTCAGGAATCCGGCTTCTGGGGACAACAACGTCCTCGTTAATCTTTTTGGGCTTAAGCTGCACTATAGCCGGAGAGACAGCCCTTCTTGCCATCCAGAGCGCCTCCCTCTCCTGCTTGGTAGCCGCAGTCTTAATCTCCTCCGCCCCTGCAGCCTTGCACACCTCAACAGCCCGAGATATAAGCTCATCTACAACGGCCTCGTAACCGTCAACCTCTATTATTAACAACCCTTCGGCATAAGTAGGGAGGCCTATCTTTGCATACCTCTCAACGGCAACTATGGAGTTCTTATCGAGGAACTCGCAGGCCGTGGGTATAACCTTAGCCTTAAACATATCGGCAACCGCCTGGGCAGCCTGCTCAACTTTCGGGAAAACAGCAAGAGCGGTTCTAACGGCTTCAGGTTTGGGAATCAGCTTCAGATAAGCCTTAGTGATAAAGGCAAGGGTCCCCTCCGAACCCACTATCAAGTCCTTCAGGTTGTAACCGGCAACCGACTTAACAGCTTTAGAGCCCACCTTGGCAACGGTTCCGTCTGCAAAAACTACTTCAAGCTGCATAACGTAATCCTTGGTAACACCGTACTTAACACACCTTGGGCCGCCGGCGTTCTCCGCTATATTTCCTCCTATAGTGGAGTACTTATAACTCGATGGGTCGGGAGGGTAAAAGAGCCCTCTCTTCTCTACTTCCACCTGAAGGTCGTAGGTAACCACTCCCGGCTCAACGAGAACTCCTAAGTTATCCTCGTCAATCTCAACAATCGAGTTCATCTTCTCGGTTGAAACAACAATCCCCCCCTCCAAGGGAGCAGCCCCTCCGGTAAGCCCCGAACCTGCGCCTCTGGGGTAAACCGGAATCCCCTCCTCACTTGCAAAAGCCAAAATTTTCGCAACGTCTTCGGTAGTTTCGGGAAACACAACAACGTCGGGGACTCCCCTGTACCCGGTAGGAGTTCCGTCGTAAGCGTAAGAGAGCCTCCAACTCTGAGAGTCCTTTACCTTTTCGGATCCGAGTACCTCTCTGAGCTTTTTGCCTAACATAGAGCCTCCTGCAGTGTTCTACGAACATATGCTTTATGATATACTGCTACTACAAAACGAACAAGGTAACAACGGAGGACCTCCGGTGTCTGAACCTCAGAACCGTTACCCTTACTACGGGGAAGACGACGAAATAGACCTATATGAACTTTGGTTAACACTAAAAAAAAGAAAAAAGATAGTAGCGGCAGTTACCTTAATAATCACAGCAATAGGAGTTGCGTATGCCTTCCTGGCAACTCCCGTTTACAGAACTCAAACAACCCTAATACCCCTCGGGGGGAAAAGTAGTGGCCTTTCATCCATCCTTTCCTCCCTCCCTATCAGCTTACCAATTGGAGGCTCGTCATCGGGGCTAACCGTAGAGGCGGTTCTAAAAAGTAGAACCTTAAAAGAGGATATCATTAAACAATTGAATCTCCTTCCTCTTCTATTTCCAAATAAATGGGACCCAGAGACAAAGAGTTGGAAAGTTGAAGGTAACCAACATCCACCGACCGTTTTAGATGGGGTGAAGAAGCTTCAAAAACTCATGAGCACCTCAACAGATAAACAAACAGGCGTGATTACCCTTACCGTAGATTTCCCCAAAAACCCCGAAATCGCATACAAAATCGCAGAAGCAGCACTTAAGGACACTCAAAAAATTCTCAACGAAAAGAGTTTTACCGTAGCCAAGAGATACCGTATATACGTCGGTAAGCAACTGGCACTTGCAAAGGCAAAGCTGAAAGAGCTCGAGAGAATCTATCAAGAGTTTCTCGAAGGAAAGATAAAGGAAGTTCCCCTGATATTTGGCTCCTCGACCGACCTTGCAGACGTATCAAACGTGACAGACACAGCCTCAGAACCTGACGTTAAGAGTTTAAAACAGGAGATTGAAAAACTTAGAGAGAGAATCAGGCGGATACAAAGAAGCGCTCCACCGAGCTTCATCCCCGTGTCCCAGTACCAGATGAACGTTCAAAAGCTCGAAGCTCAGATGGACATCGCATTCAAACTCGTTGGCATGCTCATAAACGAATACGAAATGGCAAAAGCCCAAGAGATGAAAGAGCAGATATCCTTCCAAGTTATAGACCCCCCTTATATCCCCGAAGAAGACAAACCCTACAAACCCAAAAAAGCTCTGATAATAGCTATCAGTTTAATTGCTGGCCTCTTCATAGGAGTATTTGCAGCGTTTTTCAAAGAGTGGCTCGAAAACGCAAAAAGAAAGAAGAAGGAGCTTCCCGAAACGGAGGTTAAATAATGCGGCTTCTCATCACGCTTTTAACCCTATCAATAATAGGGCAACAAGCCTTTGCCCAATCAACTGCAGGTGTGGGCTCAATGGGAACAGTAACGGGCTCAGAAGCTGCCCAGCTCTTACAGAGCCTATCGGGTAGTTCTGCAACCCAATCTACAACCGGTGGTACCACAACAGGCGGGTTACCCGGACTGCCGGGTGAAATGGGCACAGGCGGAGGTTTAAATCAAAATACGCAAGTAGAAAACCTTAAATCGATGATAAAAAGCCTTGAGTCCCAAGAAGGAGCTTCTCAATCAGAGTCCCAAGAAAGCCAAAAAGGTGAGACAGAAGAAACACAATCGGTGTCCTCTACTGCAAGCAGCCTAACCCTATCCCCGGTAGAACAAGGCTTTTTCTCCAGAACGGCAAACCTGGGAATTAAACTTAAACAGTTCGGCTACGATTTCTTCAGAGGAAGGCCGAAAATAGCAACTGCCGTTCCCGTAGACTCAAGTTACGTTTTAGGCCCCGGAGACCAGCTGATACTCTACGTTATAGGCGCCCCGCCGAACTCAGGGATTCCTCCGGTTTTAACGCTAAACGTAGACAAAGAGGGAAAAGTCTACGTCCCGGGAGTAGGCGTTTTTTACGTATGGGGAATGACACTCGGAGAGGCTCAAAGGCTAATAGCGCGCTCTCTGGGACTCAACATAAAACTCACGGTCGGAAAACTGAGGACCTTCCCCGTTTACGTGTCGGGGGAAGTAAACAGACCCGGAGCCGTTGTAGTGACAGGTATCAACACTGTAGTTGACGCGTTAATGCTTGCTGGAGGAATTAAAAAGGACGGAACACTGAGGAACGTAATAGTCACAAGGAAAACGCCGAAAGGAATAAAGAGAATCCACATAGACTTTTACAAGCTGCTCCTCAAAGGTGAACCTGTAGACATCAGACTGAAAGACGGCGACGTCATATTCGTAGGTCCCATAGGAAAAGTCGCAGGTGTCGGAGGTAGAGTTAAAAGACCTGCCATTTACGAGCTTAAAGGGGGTGAAACCCTTAAAGACCTAATTCAGATGGCAGGAGGAGTTCTCCCGTCAAGTTACAGGTACAAAGTAACCATTCAGCGCTACGAAAACCACCAGTTCTTAAAACTCATCCAGGGGAACCTGTCTAACCCGGCGTTTATGAACCAAAAAGTAAAAGACGGAGACCTCGTCCTAATAAAGCAAGTTTTATCGGTTCCGCAAAACGCCGTACTCGTTACCGGGTACACCCCCTACCCGGGAATGTACCAGTTTAAACCCGGACTCAAACTCTCCCAGCTCCTCAAGCCCGACTTCTTTTTCAGCGACTCAAACATGAAGTTTGCATACATAAAGAGAATTTATCCGCCCGGCTCTGAGCCCAGATACATAGCCTTTGCTCCGGAAGATGTCCTTGCAGGAACCTTTGACCTCACCCTTGAACCCCAAGACACAATAGTGCTGTTCAGATTCGGCCAAGACCAAGAAATAGACTTCAACAAAATAAGAGACGCATTTGTAGTAAAAGGGGAAATCAACTACCCGGGAGTCTACGCTTACAAGAAAGGGGAACACATCTCCGATATCCTTAAACCCTCCTTACTTACCCTCAACACAAACCTCGACTACGCCGAAATAGACAGAAGAGACCCAAAAACTTTAGATATAGTTAAAATAATCGGGTTCTCACCGGCCAAAGTCCTCGCCGGGAAAGAGGACATAGAGATTAAACCTCTGGACGTTATCAGATTCTTCCCTAAGTTCATCTACCCGCCGATAAAGGTTTCCGGCCTTGTTAAACACTCCTACTACATTCCCTACCACAAAGGTATAAAGCTCTCTGAAGCGCTTTCAAAGGCCCAGTTTGAAGGCGATGTAAAGAACCTGAAAGTTGAGATATTCAGAAGCGAGCAGAGCAGCGAAAAGTCACAAACATCTTTAGAGAAGGCCGAAAACATTCAAGTTAAAGCAACACAGGGAGAAGAGCTTATCAAAGAGAATAAAGGAACGGTATACCTTTACGACCTACTCATAAAACACAACAAAGACGTAGACATCACCCTGAAACCGGGCGATAGGCTCGTCATCCAGAAAGTTGCTCCGGATGAGATAGTAGAAAAAGTCAGCGTAATGGGATACGTAAACAGGCCCGGCGTCTTCAAGATTAACGATAAAACAACCCTTTACGACGTTCTCAAAGCGGCAGGCGGCTTCAGGCCCGATGCCTTCCCCCAAGGAATTATCATCCTGAGAGAGTCTGTAAGAAAAATGCAGGAAGAGAGACTCCAGAAGGCCATAGCCCTCATGAAACAGCAGCTTGAGAAAGAAGAAGCAGGGGTAATGCAGTCAGACTTAACAGCTGAAGAGCTTCGCGCCCGCCAGGCCGCATTTGAGGCTAAGAGGAAACTCCTGGCAGAACTCGAGAAAGTTCAGGTAACGGGAAGGATTTCGGGCATAAAGGTCCCCTTCGACCTTGAAAAGCTGAAAAACTCACCCTACAACATCCTCCTTGAAGACGGAGACAGGATAATAGTTCCCAAAAGACCCCAAAGCGTGCTGATATTTGGAGAGGTCTACAACCCGTCGGCGTTCGTATACAAGAAAGGCATAACGGTAAGAGACTGCATAGCACTTGCCGGAGGCTTAACAAGGGATGCAGATAAAGAGAACATATTCGTAATAAAGGCAGACGGAACCACGGTTTCCTCAAATGAGGGCAGCAGCCTCATCTCCTGGGACGGAGTTAGAAAGCGGTTCATCTGGGGCGGTAGCAGCTCCATACTCGACTATAAACTGCAACCGGGAGATGCGGTTATAGTACCCACAAAAATCCACGTTCCGATTATGTGGAGGCCCCTCATAAGGGATGTTGTGCAGATAATCTACCAGTCCGCACTTACCGTTTACACAATTTCAAAGCTGTGATAGGATTTTTGTATATATTTAAGGATGAACACCCTTAAGGAGGGGACTATGAAGAAATTTCTCGGTATCGTAACAGCACTCATGCTCATGACAACACCTGCCTTTGCAGCAGCCGAAGCCGGAGCAGCAGGTGCAGGCGGTGCCGGTGGTGCAAGCGCCGGAGCAGCAGGTGCAGCAGGCGCAGCAGCCGGTGCCGGAGCAGGTGTAGGAGCAGGTGCTGCTGCAACCGGAGCCGCAGTAGGAGCGGCAGCTGCAGGAGCCGCAGCTGCAACATCTGCAGCAATCGCTGCAGGAGCCGTAGTTGCAGCATCCGTTGTTTCTGCTACAGCAGCGGCCGGAAGCGACACAACACCTGCACACATCGCAGTTGTAGCTCACCACTAACAACAACTCCCGCCGGGCTCTGTGCCCGGCATACAGGGTAAAAAGGGGTGATGAAAAAACTCACAAAGATTCGGGGTTTTGTTTTATTAACTACGCTTTTTGTAACCCTCTCAACAACAAAAAGAGAAGCCCTTGGATACGACATACTCTCAAACTTCGGTAGAACGGGCCTACTTGAGATACCGACAGCCTACGTAATACAGGACGGACACCTGGCCTTCGGAACCTCTTACGTTTACCCCTACCTCAGGTTCTACGGAAACGTAGGCTTCTTCCCCGGCCTTGAGCTGGGAGGAGACATAACCGAAATCAGAGATGTAGTTGTAAAGGGAGGCATTTGGACAGGATACGGCTTTTATAAAGACAAAGCCTTCTTTGCAAAATACCAGATACTACCGGAAACAGAAAAATTTCCTGCAATAGCCGTAGGGTGGGACGACTTTCACGGAACCAAACTATTTGAATCAAAGTACTTCGTCATCTCAAAGTACATAGACACCGGAATTCCCCAAAACGTAACAATCGGCTATTCTACGGGAGTTTTAAAAGGCCCCCTCTTCGGTTCTGAAATACTGCTACATCCGAAATTCTCGTTCATAACCGAATACGCCCCGATAAAGAAAAGTAAATACTTCGGCTTAGAAGACAAAAAAATCAGGAGCAAGTGGAACTTCGGGTTAAAGTGGCAACCCCTCTCCTGGGCCCAGTTTGTCCTCTCCTATCAGAGGGGAAAGGAGATAGGCTTAAACGTTAACGTTAACATGCCGATGGGCAAACCTTGGCTGCCCCACAAACCGAGGTATTTCGTTCTAACAAAAAGAGACGTTTACCTGATAAAACACAACAAACAGACGGCGTTTTTTGAGTCCGCCCTCAAAAGGCTCGACTTCGAGTACCCTGCTGTTTACGTAAAAGGTAATACCCTCTACATAGAGTACTCGAATAAAGGGTACTTTTACGAATCTGTTGCCCTTAGAAAGGCCCTTTCAATATTCAGAGTTGTTTACTTCCCGAACGTAAAGAAGGTTGTTATAGTCTTAAAGGAGAAGAACATACCTGTTACGGAGATTGAACTCCCGGGCTACCTCATAAACGCCTACC is a window of Thermovibrio ammonificans HB-1 DNA encoding:
- a CDS encoding SLBB domain-containing protein, encoding MRLLITLLTLSIIGQQAFAQSTAGVGSMGTVTGSEAAQLLQSLSGSSATQSTTGGTTTGGLPGLPGEMGTGGGLNQNTQVENLKSMIKSLESQEGASQSESQESQKGETEETQSVSSTASSLTLSPVEQGFFSRTANLGIKLKQFGYDFFRGRPKIATAVPVDSSYVLGPGDQLILYVIGAPPNSGIPPVLTLNVDKEGKVYVPGVGVFYVWGMTLGEAQRLIARSLGLNIKLTVGKLRTFPVYVSGEVNRPGAVVVTGINTVVDALMLAGGIKKDGTLRNVIVTRKTPKGIKRIHIDFYKLLLKGEPVDIRLKDGDVIFVGPIGKVAGVGGRVKRPAIYELKGGETLKDLIQMAGGVLPSSYRYKVTIQRYENHQFLKLIQGNLSNPAFMNQKVKDGDLVLIKQVLSVPQNAVLVTGYTPYPGMYQFKPGLKLSQLLKPDFFFSDSNMKFAYIKRIYPPGSEPRYIAFAPEDVLAGTFDLTLEPQDTIVLFRFGQDQEIDFNKIRDAFVVKGEINYPGVYAYKKGEHISDILKPSLLTLNTNLDYAEIDRRDPKTLDIVKIIGFSPAKVLAGKEDIEIKPLDVIRFFPKFIYPPIKVSGLVKHSYYIPYHKGIKLSEALSKAQFEGDVKNLKVEIFRSEQSSEKSQTSLEKAENIQVKATQGEELIKENKGTVYLYDLLIKHNKDVDITLKPGDRLVIQKVAPDEIVEKVSVMGYVNRPGVFKINDKTTLYDVLKAAGGFRPDAFPQGIIILRESVRKMQEERLQKAIALMKQQLEKEEAGVMQSDLTAEELRARQAAFEAKRKLLAELEKVQVTGRISGIKVPFDLEKLKNSPYNILLEDGDRIIVPKRPQSVLIFGEVYNPSAFVYKKGITVRDCIALAGGLTRDADKENIFVIKADGTTVSSNEGSSLISWDGVRKRFIWGGSSSILDYKLQPGDAVIVPTKIHVPIMWRPLIRDVVQIIYQSALTVYTISKL
- a CDS encoding FAD-binding oxidoreductase; amino-acid sequence: MLGKKLREVLGSEKVKDSQSWRLSYAYDGTPTGYRGVPDVVVFPETTEDVAKILAFASEEGIPVYPRGAGSGLTGGAAPLEGGIVVSTEKMNSIVEIDEDNLGVLVEPGVVTYDLQVEVEKRGLFYPPDPSSYKYSTIGGNIAENAGGPRCVKYGVTKDYVMQLEVVFADGTVAKVGSKAVKSVAGYNLKDLIVGSEGTLAFITKAYLKLIPKPEAVRTALAVFPKVEQAAQAVADMFKAKVIPTACEFLDKNSIVAVERYAKIGLPTYAEGLLIIEVDGYEAVVDELISRAVEVCKAAGAEEIKTAATKQEREALWMARRAVSPAIVQLKPKKINEDVVVPRSRIPELIKNVYRIADKYNLMVVNFGHAGDGNIHVNFMYEPHEADRVEQAVREVFELTVALEGSISGEHGIGWMKKEFLPLEVGPALEKMKAVKRALDPKNILNPGKVFDL
- a CDS encoding YjbH domain-containing protein codes for the protein MKKLTKIRGFVLLTTLFVTLSTTKREALGYDILSNFGRTGLLEIPTAYVIQDGHLAFGTSYVYPYLRFYGNVGFFPGLELGGDITEIRDVVVKGGIWTGYGFYKDKAFFAKYQILPETEKFPAIAVGWDDFHGTKLFESKYFVISKYIDTGIPQNVTIGYSTGVLKGPLFGSEILLHPKFSFITEYAPIKKSKYFGLEDKKIRSKWNFGLKWQPLSWAQFVLSYQRGKEIGLNVNVNMPMGKPWLPHKPRYFVLTKRDVYLIKHNKQTAFFESALKRLDFEYPAVYVKGNTLYIEYSNKGYFYESVALRKALSIFRVVYFPNVKKVVIVLKEKNIPVTEIELPGYLINAYLKGQITYKELLNRAGYTIAPNYKPKIDLKLSNPQITGAIKLRTFLNDPSGALKYKLSYDVGVREYFLNNFIFDAKVILPIKNNIYSVVPPLMKHPVRSDIDKYLNNKHPDIPTLAVSYVSPIAKGTFVGVSAGYNELMFAGVGGDVIHFFGDGRFAAGFGGDWVRKRDSEHPLRLKNYGFHDLYVSAHYVTTYPELHFTVKAGRFLAGDKGVRFEVSRVVKGFEVGFWYTYSDTSDFTGANKNYHDKGVFVAVPLRMFKWRDTKQVGYYSISPWTRDVGQLAGRPLDVYRLLMDKMPFYLKDKAGASE
- a CDS encoding GumC family protein — encoded protein: MSEPQNRYPYYGEDDEIDLYELWLTLKKRKKIVAAVTLIITAIGVAYAFLATPVYRTQTTLIPLGGKSSGLSSILSSLPISLPIGGSSSGLTVEAVLKSRTLKEDIIKQLNLLPLLFPNKWDPETKSWKVEGNQHPPTVLDGVKKLQKLMSTSTDKQTGVITLTVDFPKNPEIAYKIAEAALKDTQKILNEKSFTVAKRYRIYVGKQLALAKAKLKELERIYQEFLEGKIKEVPLIFGSSTDLADVSNVTDTASEPDVKSLKQEIEKLRERIRRIQRSAPPSFIPVSQYQMNVQKLEAQMDIAFKLVGMLINEYEMAKAQEMKEQISFQVIDPPYIPEEDKPYKPKKALIIAISLIAGLFIGVFAAFFKEWLENAKRKKKELPETEVK